CTAGTGGGAAAGTAACTTTAGAAAGAATAATTTCACCTACAAATGCTGAGATCAACTATGGCTCTATGAGCTTTAAAATCAAAACGATCAAGTTATTAAAATATGAACCAAAAACAGATGCACAAAGAGAAAATATCGCCACAGCATTTAATGTTGTAAAAGCCTCATCATCATCTTATGTTATTCAAGTAACTTATACATTGAATAACACTTCAGACTCTGAACTTCAATTTAATGGTATTAAATCTCTAGTGACAAATTATGGTCAGCAACTAAGCATGAACAGTGGTTTGATCGATGAAGGTGTAGGATCTGCAATTGCAGCACATGCATACAAAGATGAACATGCACAAGCACTTATTAATTCTGAGGATGTTTCTAAATTAAATCAGTTGACCTTTAATCTTGATTCTGTTTCCAGAACTGATACATATGAAACAGTTGCTGAAGCTCCAGAATCACTAACTATTGACTTTAAATAATACTAGTCTCCCGTCCACAGTGACGGGTTTTTTAAACTGAAAAAAGAACATATATTCGAAAAGAGGCAATAATTATGTGGTTTAGAAAAGAAAAAAGTGGAAAGAGCGGTACTTTGAACGATATACTGATCCTTCCACTGAAAAATAATAAAATACTCATGTTATCCTTGTCATCTAGTTCTCAATAAGGTAAAAAAGAAGCGCAACTTACTTTTAACGAAACGAGCCTTCAAAAACTAAGGTCTCTCTTCTGAACTGAACTTGATATCAAATTAGACTTGCTTTGACATAAGTATGCTACCATTTTGCTACCATAGCTCTTAAAAAAATAATATATTAAACAAAGCTAATTTTTTGCAAATAAAAAAACCCTTGAAGATCAAGGGTTTTGAGCGTTTTATTAACGACGGCGTTCTGGGATACGAGCAGCCTTACCTTGTAATGCACGTAAGTAGTACAACTTAGCACGACGTACACGACCGTAACGTACAACTTCGATCTTGTCAACACGTGGTGTGTGCAATGGGAATGTACGTTCTACCCCGATACCGTTACTGATCTTGCGAACTGTGTAAGTTTCTGAGATACCTTCGCCACGGCGTTTGATAACAACACCTTCGAAGATTTGGATACGTTCGCGCTTACCTTCAACGATACGAGCGTGAACACGCACTGTATCACCAGCGCGAAATTCTGGAATATCGTTACGTAATTGAGATTCTGTGATCTTTGCGATCAATGGGTTTACTGACATTATGTGTTCTCCTTTTCATCGACATTCATGTCCAGATGCAGCGGAATATCGTTAATCTGGCAATAGCCAACAATTAATATAGCATATTTTTCTAAGTACTGTAAAGTTATTTTTCAGATATTTCAGCAAAAGGAATAAATTTAGGCGCTGGTACTGAATGTTCACCGACAAATTTTTCCATCCAGATCATATCATACCAAGTTTCAAATTTATATCCACATGCATGAAAACGTCCGACTAAACGATAACCTAAGTGCTCATGAAAATGCATGCTATCATAGTTCAAATGTTCATCTTCTTTGTTTGGTACACTGATGCATGCGTTGATATTTTGGATCCCTTGAGCTTTTAGTTTAGCTTCTAAAGCTTGATAAAGTTTCTTTCCTGCCCCAAGACGGCGTTTATTTGGGTCAAGGTAGATCGTTACCTCAACAGACCATTTATACGCTTCGCGGTGATTAAACGGTCCAGCATAGGCAAATCCAACGATCTCACCTGCTTTGAGCGCCACTAAAAATGGGTATGTTTCTAAAGTCGTTTCGATCCGCTGTCTAAAATCACTCAAAGTTGGGACTTCGTATTCAAAAGTGATCGCTGTTTCTTTGACATAGTAGGCATAGATCGCTAATAACGCACTAGCATCACTTGGTTTGCCCGTTCGTATCTCAAGTTCATTCATCAGCTACACCTCGCGTTTTAAATTCACGCAGCCATTTTTCTTCTTGTTTAGATAATGGATAATTTTCTAAAAGATCAGGTCGTCGAAGATACGTCCGGCGTAGTGCTTCTTTATTGCGCCATTCTGCGATCTTTTGATGATTACCGCTCGTCAAAACTTCTGGAACTTTCATCCCTCTAAAGTCAGCTGGTCGTGTGTATTGCGGATATTCCAATAATCCCGTTGAAAAAGAATCACCAACTGCTGATTCAGCATTACCTAAAACTTCTGGCAACAAACGCACAGTCGCATCGATCACGACCATGGCTCCTAATTCACCACCAGTTAAGACAAAATCGCCTAACGAGATCTCGTCTGTTACTTTTGTTCTGATCCGCTCATCATAACCTTCATAGTGACCACAAATAAAAGTCAGATGTTCTTCTTTGGAAAGTTCTTCTGCTACCTTTTGATCAAATTTTCGTCCGGCTGGATCTAGTAAGATCACCCGACCTAGTCCACCATTTTTTTCTTCAACAGCATCTAAAGCATCAAAGATCGGTTGTGCTTGTAAGAGCATTCCAGCTCCACCACCATAAGGCGTATCATCAACATGCCGTTGCTTATTTGTCGTATAGTCACGGAAATCTGTCACATCGATCTGCAAAAGTCCTTTTTCGCTAGCTTTCCCGACGATCGATTGCGTCAAAGGACCTTTGAACATCTCTGGAAATAAACTTAAAATATCTATTTTCATTTAATCATCCAACCCGTCTAAAAGTTCAACGATAACTTGACCTTGTTTGAGATCGACTTCTTTGACGACATCATCGATCACCGGTAATAAAAGATCTTTTTTCCCAGGTCTTTTAACGACCCAAACATCGTTTGCACCTGGTGACATGATCTCTTTGATCTTTCCAAGCGTCTCGCCTGCTAAGTCTTTGACTTGTAAGCCAATGATCTGATGGTAGTAGTATGAACCATCTTCTAACTCTTCGAGTTGCTCAGCTGAGACCTTTAGATCAGAACCTTTAAACCCTTCTACTTCAGAGATATTATCATAGCCTTCAAATTTCAACATGATAAATTGTTTATGCTTGCGACTGCTTTTGACTGTAACTTCAAGCCCTGTTTGCGCATTTTCTTTAAAAATGTATAATTTATTTCCAACTTTGAAGCGTTGTTCTGGAAAATCAGTCGTGGCGATCACTTTTACTTCGCCCCGGATCCCGTGAGTATTTACGATCTTTCCTACTTGATAAAATTCCATAGTACCCCCATAAAATTTCCTATTTCTATGAAAAAAACCTCTGAAGAAACAAGTGTTTCAGCCAGAGGTTTTTTAATCATCTACAATATTCAAACGAACACGTAACGGTCCGTCAAGCCGAATGCTATAAACGATCGTCCGGATCGCTTGGGCGACCCGACCGTGTTTTCCAATCACACGCCCAACATCAGTAGGCGCTACGGATAAATTAAAATTCAGAAAATGTTCATCCTCAAAAGTCGTGATCTTGATCTTATCACTTTCACTGACTAGAGGCGCGACAATTGCTATGATCAATTGCTTCACATCTGCTTCTGTCATTTAATTACCTTATTTCTTGGAGTATTTAGCTTCGTGGAATTTCTTCATAACACCTTGTTTTGAAAGGATGTTACGCACTGTATCTGATGGTTGTGCACCGTTATCTAACCAGCCCATGATAGCTTCTTCTTTAAGTGTTACTTGTTCTGGTTGTGTCAATGGGTTGTATGTACCCACTGTTTCGATAAAACGGCCATCACGTGGTGAACGTGAGTCTGCTACAACGATACGATAGAATGGGCGCTTTTTAGAACCCATACGCTTTAAACGAATTTTTACTGACATGCATTACACCTCCTAATATCTTCTCAACGATAAATAATATACCAGTAATTTGGTCTGCTGTAAAGGAAAATTTCTTGACAGTTGAAAAAAATTTTTAAAAATGAGCGATTTTTTATTTTTTTCGTTTACGTAAGCGCTGCATTTTCCGTTTTTTATTTTTACGGACCATTCGATTCATCGACATCTTAGCTAGCTTACCGCCGATTCCATCGCCAAGTAAGCCTTCCATCCCACTAAAGTTTCCTTTAGACATCTTTTGCATCATCTCACGCATCTGTTTGAATTGTTTGATCATACGGTTGACTTCTTGGATTGGACGTCCAGAACCAGCCGCGATTCGACGTCTACGGCTTGGATTCAAAAGATCTGGATCTTCTCTTTCTTGCGGTGTCATCGAATAAACGATCGCTTTTGTATGCTCCATATCTTTTGGATCGAGCTTAACATTTTTTAGAGCTGGATTATTAGCCATTCCTGGGATCATCTTCATAATATCTTCTAATGGCCCCATATTTTGGACTTGTTCGAGTTGATCTAAAAAGTCATTGAAATCAAAGCTATTTTCCCGCATCTTATCGGCAAGTTCTTCAGCTTTTTTCTCATCGAAATCTTTTTGAGCTTTCTCGATCAAAGTCAACATGTCACCCATGCCCAAGATCCGCGATGCCATGCGATCAGGATAAAAGACATCCAGTGCCGTCATTTTCTCACCTTGACCGATAAATTTGATCGGTTTGCCCGTTACCGCGCGGATCGAGAGCGCAGCCCCACCACGCGTATCACCGTCTAACTTAGTCAAGACGACCCCAGTTACATCCAGTTGATCGTTAAAGCCTTGTGCAACTTCGACGGCATTTTGCCCAGTCATCGCATCAACTGTCAGTAAGATCTCATTTGGTTGCGCTAGTTCTTTGATCTTGACTAATTCATCCATCAATTTCTCGTCGATCTGTAAACGACCAGCAGTATCGATCAAGACATAATCATTTTTCTTTTCGCGCGCAAGTCCCATCCCTTGTTTGACGATCTCGACTGGATCAACATCTGTCCCTAACGAAAAGACTGGAACATCGATCTCATTTCCGATCGTCTTTAATTGATCGATCGCGGCTGGTCGATAAACATCGGCGGCGATCATCAATGGACGAGCTTTTTGTTCATTTTTTAAACGGTAAGCTAATTTACCAGCAGTCGTTGTTTTACCGGCACCTTGCAATCCGACCATCATGATCACAGTCGGGATCTTAGGTGATTTATTGAGAGGAGTCGCTTCTTCCCCCATAACTTTGACTAATTCTTCATTAACGATCTTGACGATCTGCTGAGCTGGTGTCAAACTCTCTAACACTTCAGCCCCGACAGCTCGTGTTCGAACTGTTTTGACAAAATCTTTCACGACTTTAAAGTTAACGTCGGATTCAAGTAAAGCCAAGCGGATCTCACGCATGACTTCTTTGACATCAGCTTCACTAACTTTACCTTTTCGGCGTAACTTGCCGATCGCATTTTGGAGACGTTCGGTCAATCCTTCAAATGCCATTTAACGCACCATCTTTCATTTTTCTTCTAAACTCTCTAAATTCATCACTAGTTCTAACAAATTCTCATCAGTCGGGTATTTCTTTTTGACATACCCTAACAACTCATCAGTTTTTTGACTTTGTAACAAAAAATCACGGTAGAGGTGTAATTTTTCTTCATAATCTTCTAGGATCTTTTCAGTTCGTTTGATATTATCATAAACTGCTTGCCGTGAGACCTCGTAGTTCTCAGCGATCTCACCTAAGGAAAAATCATCTCGATAATATAAAGCAATATAAGTGACTTGTTTTTCTGTCAACAAAGGCTCATAAAATTCAAAGAGTGCATTGATCCGATTAGTTTTTTCGATCGCCATCGCTTCCACCCTATGCTTTCTGTGGTGTTACAAGCCCTTTAAAGAGCCCGTAAACAAATTCTTCTGGTGAAAAATCGCGTAGATCGTCCATCTTTTCACCTAGACCTACTAGTTTGACTGGCAAATGTAACTCGTTTCTGATCGCTAAAACGATCCCTCCCCGAGCTGTTCCGTCAAGTTTTGTCAAAACGATCCCAGAAACATCAGTTACTTCTTTGAACTGCTTTGCTTGCGTCAAAGCATTTTGACCTGTAGTTGCATCTAAAGCCAATAAAACTTCTTGTGGCGCTTCAGGGATCTCACGCGTGATAACACGTTTGATCTTATCGAGCTCTTTCATCAAGTTGACTTTATTTTGTAAACGTCCGGCTGTATCGACTAGTAAAATATCGTAATCTTCTTTTTTAGCTTTGACGACTGCATCATACACAACGGCAGCTGGGTCACTTTTTTCAGGTTTAGTCACGATATCGACGTTGACTCGTTTAGCCCATTCAGCTAATTGTTCGATCGCACCAGCTCTAAAAGTATCCCCTGCTGCTAACAAGACTTTTTTACCTTCTTTTTGATAGCGATGGGCCAATTTACCGATCGTCGTCGTTTTACCGACGCCGTTTACACCAACGAATAAAAAGACTGTTGGACCTTCTTTAGCAAAATGTAAAGTATTATCTTCATCTTGACCTTCAGCTTCATAAATATCAACTAACCGTTCAATGATCGCATCTGAAACATCATCTTTTCGCTTAGCGTTGCGTAATTTGACTTCTTCTTGGAGCTCATCACTGATCTTCATTGCAGTCTCAAAGCCAACATCAGCTTCGATCAAAGTTTCCTCGAGTTCTTCAAAAAAATCTTCGTCAACACTTCTGAAATTAGCCAATAAAGAATTCAGCATCGCTCCAAAGCCTTTGCGTGACTTAGCTAGACCTTTATCATAACGTTTAGTTTCAGCCGTCTCTTTTAGTGGCTCTTCATCTTCGTTTGCTTCTGTAGTCGCAACTTCTTCAGTTTGAACGACTTCTTTTGCTTCTTCAGTTTCTTCTCGCGTTTCATTTTCTGTTAGTTCTAGTTTTGGCGCAACTTCTTCTTCAGTCGGCTCTGCAACTTGAATTTCAGGTTCTGGTTCTTTTACTTCTTTTTCCGGCGTTACTTTATTTTCTGTTTCTTCTGATGCTTCTTCTATTTGGGCTTTAGCAACTGGTTCTTTTACTTCAAGCTCTGTCGTTTCTTCAACACTAGCCGTAACTTCGTCAGCCTCAGTTTCTTGTTGTTTGTTTTGTTCAAGCGTTGTAACATCACTTTCAGAACTTGTTTCTTCAAGTTCTGCAGTTTGTTTTGCTTCATCTTTTGTTTGTTCTTCTTTTTCTGGGGCTGGTTCACCCGAAAAAGCACGTCTAAGTCTATCAAATAGACCCATACTTTTCACCTACTTCTGATTTTTGCTTATATTTTACCAAATTAGTTTATCCCTTGCCAAAATTATTCCAACTCATCTAAGGCAACCGAAACGATCTTTGAGACCCCAGATTCTTGCATTGTGACGCCATATAAGACGTCTGCATTCATCATCGTCCCTTTCCGATGCGTGATCACGATAAATTGTGTTTGTTGGTCAAAGCGACGTAAATAACGTGAATAGCGCGCAACATTGGCGTCATCTAAAGCTGCTTCTGCTTCATCTAAAACTGCAAATGGAACTGGGCGAACTTTTAAGATCGCAAACAATAAAGTGATCGCAGTCAAAGCACGCTCACCACCAGAAAGAAGGTTCAAATGCTGGAACTTCTTTCCTGGCGGTTGTGCCATCAATTCGATCCCTGTATGCAAGAGATCGTTCGGATCAGTTAAACTTAATTCTGCCTTTCCACCTTCAAATACTTGTGGGAAGATCTCGGAAAAGGCGGCTTGGACATCATCAAAGGCAGCTTTAAACCGATTTTTAGCTTCAGTATCCATTTCATCCATACTTTGAACTAATTGCGCTTTAGCTTCTAAAAGATCCGCTTGTTGCTGGGTCAAGAAACTATAACGTGTATCGATCCGTTCAAATTCGCTGATCGCACCTAAGTTGACTTCGCCTAACTCTTCGATCCCCAATTTTAATAACTGTACTCGTTGTTTGACTTGGACGAGGTCAGTTTCAGTATTTTCTTGTTTGGCAGCTTCAAACGTCGATCCATAATTTTGAGCAAGTTCATCTAGATCACGTTCTAAAGAAGCTTTACAACTTCCAAGTTCTGCCGTCAAGCCACTTTTTTCATCAGCTGTTACTTGGCGTAATTCATTTGCACGTGCAGCATTTTGTTGGCTTTCTTTCAAAAGATCATGTAACTTACTTCGTTTTTCTTGGTAACGTGCGATCCCTTTTTCCAGCTCTTTGTGCTCTTGTTCGACTGCTTTTCGCTTAGCCTCGATATCTGTCCCTAGTGCTTGTTTTATTTGTTGTTCTTCTTTGATACTTTGGATCTTGATAGTCGCTTTTTCGATCCGTTGAATAGCTTGTTCTAATTGGATCTTTGCTTCTTTGATCTGGATCAGCAAAAGATTTTTACGCTCATGCTTGATCCCAAGTTCTTGCTCTAATTTATTTTTTTGCGCTTGTTGTTTTTGTTGTTCTTGACTACGATCTTTTTGCAATGCGATCCTGACCGATAGCTCTTCTTTTTTCTTTATGATCGTCTCTGTCAATTGTGTTAATTCAGTCGCTAATCGCTCATTTTGCTCTTCAGTCTCGGTATCAGTTCCTTTGGTTTGTTCAAAAGTCTCACTTAAAGTTTTGACTTCGGCTTCCTGTTGCTTTTCGGCTAACATTGCAACTTGTAGTTTTTCTGTTACAGCTTGCACACTTTGAGCTCGAACTTGCTCTTCTTGCTGAAGATCTTTGCGCTCTTTTTCCAAATACTCAACTTTTTGTTTTGTCTTACCACCTTCAAGTTCGATCGTACTTAATTTTTCAGTCATAACTGTGATATCTGCTGTTAACTGCTTAAGTTGTTGTTGTTGTTCTAAAAGACCTGTACGCTTTTGGCGCTCTTGTCCCCCAGTCAATGAGCCCCCAGCATTGATGACTTCTCCAGCCAAAGTAACTATTTTAACACTGTAATTCAGAGTGGCCGCGATCTTAGTTGCTGCATCTAGATCTTTTGCAACGACTAACGCCCCTAGCAA
This window of the Ligilactobacillus faecis genome carries:
- the rplS gene encoding 50S ribosomal protein L19 translates to MSVNPLIAKITESQLRNDIPEFRAGDTVRVHARIVEGKRERIQIFEGVVIKRRGEGISETYTVRKISNGIGVERTFPLHTPRVDKIEVVRYGRVRRAKLYYLRALQGKAARIPERRR
- a CDS encoding GNAT family N-acetyltransferase — protein: MNELEIRTGKPSDASALLAIYAYYVKETAITFEYEVPTLSDFRQRIETTLETYPFLVALKAGEIVGFAYAGPFNHREAYKWSVEVTIYLDPNKRRLGAGKKLYQALEAKLKAQGIQNINACISVPNKEDEHLNYDSMHFHEHLGYRLVGRFHACGYKFETWYDMIWMEKFVGEHSVPAPKFIPFAEISEK
- the trmD gene encoding tRNA (guanosine(37)-N1)-methyltransferase TrmD, whose translation is MKIDILSLFPEMFKGPLTQSIVGKASEKGLLQIDVTDFRDYTTNKQRHVDDTPYGGGAGMLLQAQPIFDALDAVEEKNGGLGRVILLDPAGRKFDQKVAEELSKEEHLTFICGHYEGYDERIRTKVTDEISLGDFVLTGGELGAMVVIDATVRLLPEVLGNAESAVGDSFSTGLLEYPQYTRPADFRGMKVPEVLTSGNHQKIAEWRNKEALRRTYLRRPDLLENYPLSKQEEKWLREFKTRGVADE
- the rimM gene encoding ribosome maturation factor RimM (Essential for efficient processing of 16S rRNA) → MEFYQVGKIVNTHGIRGEVKVIATTDFPEQRFKVGNKLYIFKENAQTGLEVTVKSSRKHKQFIMLKFEGYDNISEVEGFKGSDLKVSAEQLEELEDGSYYYHQIIGLQVKDLAGETLGKIKEIMSPGANDVWVVKRPGKKDLLLPVIDDVVKEVDLKQGQVIVELLDGLDD
- a CDS encoding KH domain-containing protein, whose translation is MTEADVKQLIIAIVAPLVSESDKIKITTFEDEHFLNFNLSVAPTDVGRVIGKHGRVAQAIRTIVYSIRLDGPLRVRLNIVDD
- the rpsP gene encoding 30S ribosomal protein S16 gives rise to the protein MSVKIRLKRMGSKKRPFYRIVVADSRSPRDGRFIETVGTYNPLTQPEQVTLKEEAIMGWLDNGAQPSDTVRNILSKQGVMKKFHEAKYSKK
- the ffh gene encoding signal recognition particle protein, encoding MAFEGLTERLQNAIGKLRRKGKVSEADVKEVMREIRLALLESDVNFKVVKDFVKTVRTRAVGAEVLESLTPAQQIVKIVNEELVKVMGEEATPLNKSPKIPTVIMMVGLQGAGKTTTAGKLAYRLKNEQKARPLMIAADVYRPAAIDQLKTIGNEIDVPVFSLGTDVDPVEIVKQGMGLAREKKNDYVLIDTAGRLQIDEKLMDELVKIKELAQPNEILLTVDAMTGQNAVEVAQGFNDQLDVTGVVLTKLDGDTRGGAALSIRAVTGKPIKFIGQGEKMTALDVFYPDRMASRILGMGDMLTLIEKAQKDFDEKKAEELADKMRENSFDFNDFLDQLEQVQNMGPLEDIMKMIPGMANNPALKNVKLDPKDMEHTKAIVYSMTPQEREDPDLLNPSRRRRIAAGSGRPIQEVNRMIKQFKQMREMMQKMSKGNFSGMEGLLGDGIGGKLAKMSMNRMVRKNKKRKMQRLRKRKK
- a CDS encoding putative DNA-binding protein; the encoded protein is MAIEKTNRINALFEFYEPLLTEKQVTYIALYYRDDFSLGEIAENYEVSRQAVYDNIKRTEKILEDYEEKLHLYRDFLLQSQKTDELLGYVKKKYPTDENLLELVMNLESLEEK
- the ftsY gene encoding signal recognition particle-docking protein FtsY, translated to MGLFDRLRRAFSGEPAPEKEEQTKDEAKQTAELEETSSESDVTTLEQNKQQETEADEVTASVEETTELEVKEPVAKAQIEEASEETENKVTPEKEVKEPEPEIQVAEPTEEEVAPKLELTENETREETEEAKEVVQTEEVATTEANEDEEPLKETAETKRYDKGLAKSRKGFGAMLNSLLANFRSVDEDFFEELEETLIEADVGFETAMKISDELQEEVKLRNAKRKDDVSDAIIERLVDIYEAEGQDEDNTLHFAKEGPTVFLFVGVNGVGKTTTIGKLAHRYQKEGKKVLLAAGDTFRAGAIEQLAEWAKRVNVDIVTKPEKSDPAAVVYDAVVKAKKEDYDILLVDTAGRLQNKVNLMKELDKIKRVITREIPEAPQEVLLALDATTGQNALTQAKQFKEVTDVSGIVLTKLDGTARGGIVLAIRNELHLPVKLVGLGEKMDDLRDFSPEEFVYGLFKGLVTPQKA